The following DNA comes from Chrysemys picta bellii isolate R12L10 chromosome 25, ASM1138683v2, whole genome shotgun sequence.
ACAGCCAAGGCATATTTGACATCCAGACATTGGGCCTGCATCCCAGGGCcccgtgctgctgctgctgatacTGGTGGGCGCTCGGTCAATGACTTCCAGTACAAGGCCCTAAAATGCGGCTTCCCAGATGCGGTAGGGAGGGTGCATAGGGCAGAtaccagcaggggagggagggaggcaggagatGGGACATTTGTCTCGCAGAGGAGACGAAGGAGGAATTGGACCCACCGCAGGATAGGCCTGGGACGTCCCAGCACACCCCGTGGCAGGGAGCTCTGTGCTGCCGTCTCCCCAACGGGGAGTGATAGAAGCCCCCCTACTTGAGCCACtgaaaactggcctggcccaaaGCTCGGAAAAGCGGGGTCAgtcctgccctcctgccccacggGCGGATGAGCGAATAGGTCCCGTGTCCACGTCTCATTCCTCGTTGTGCTGACGGGCTTGTGGATGGAACAGCTTTGACGCGGGGCCTAAGGTCTGAGCAGCGCCACGCTCTGGCAGAGACTTGCTGCTCCCGGCGCGGGGAAGCCCGTGATCAGGAGACGGGGCAGTCGCCCGCGGCTATTGCCCCTGCTCTAGAAGACTGAATGTGTATGGCCGGAGGAGAGGccagatccaaaccccactgaatcAACccgagtctttccattgatttcagtgggctttgggtcaagcAGAGTCTCCATCGCCTTcagtggagggaggagggtctgCTCCTGTGTGTGCTTTGGCCCACCTCGCTGTAGCCCCAGACACCCGCTCCAGTTCTGAGAGGCTCCTGCGGCTGCTCTGTTCCCACGGAAAGCCAGATGGAGGTGGAAAGAACAGAAGCCAGGCTCACTGTGTGCTAGCCCCTGCCAGACCCTGCAGGCATCACCCGGATGTACTGACGGTCCAGGGACCTGGGGCTAGCGGGGTCGGCTGCCTGGCGCTGTGACTTCAGTTTCTCTGAGGTGTAGTGAAAATAATGTGGACTTTTCTGGGCTCGGGGGCACTGCTGGGGACGCCGTTGAGCAGTTTCACCGGCCGGCTGGGGTAGGGAAAGGGCTGGTGGGCTGGGTGCTGCCCAGCCGGTGGCCCCTGCATGGGTGCTGCACTGTGAATTGTAGGTGGGACTGGGCCGACGGCCCCAACAACACCTATTACAGATCTCTAGCTTGTAAAGGGGGCCGTGCATTGTGGGATCACGGGAGGAAATCTGCCCCAAAGCCCGTCACTCGTGGCAATAAGAAGCGATGCTTGGCATTATGCAGCCGTAGATTTCCGAGCGCTTTTACACGTGCCCAGACATTATCACCCCTTACAGCAGGCCAGCCACCGGCCCTGGACATGAAGTCTGGGGCagagaaccaggaacagaacccaggagtcctgactcccttttggcaagtaagTGGAGATCTGGAGCTGAACTTGGGCACTGGGTCCATCTCTTTGGAAAGGGCTAAcctgagtcaggactcctgaactttggggaagccgggggtccaggtgcaggggctgaAGTTGCATCTCAGGATCATCTGTAGAACAAACCAGCTCCGAGGAGACCCCCAGCCTGAGTTTGCAGACGGTTGAAGTTCCAAGAAGGGTCCAAACTTTCGGAGCGCTTTCCAAGGCCACCAGTTAAACTTCACCCCCATCAGCCCTTGTccgcctcccccatcccccatcgaATCAGAGACCCCTTAGTGTCCCCCATGTTCACCTTGATTCTTTTCAAGTTACGCCAACAACCAGCAGCCTCTCTTTATAAAACAAAAGCCCAGCCACCCACACCGGGGTCCAGAGGCGCCGCTCGCTCACGGTTTTTATTGGCGTGATAAATCAGGACAAATTGTGCAACAGCTTTAAACAATTCCGTTTAATTTAAACCTTCCTTAGGACCCTAGTTCCGCCATAAATTTGCCGGCGAGACGTTAACGTGTAACTTTCCGTGTTttgtttccaattaaaaaaacacaatggCTGCAATCAACATATCACGAGGGCCAGAACATTCACAGGGACGGGGTGACATTGACCAGAGCAGCCGGATTTAGTCATGGCTGACATTCCTGTCTCTCTAGTGCTTTCCTTTCAACGCCAAACTTCCCTGATCTTTGGGACCAGGCTGGGATGCCTGGTGCTAGGATCTTTTAGGGGATAACAGAGGCCTGGGACGGGGGACTCATGTTCTTGGACCTTGTAGGCGTAGGGTTAcaatacgtcctctttttcccggacatgtccggcttttcggcagtcaaacccccgtccggggggaattgccaaaaagccgaacatgtccgggaaaatggcggctctgctcctccccgactcttcggctctgtttaagagccgggctgcccgagcgctactggctttgggcagcccccgtgcctccagaccctgcgcccccagccgggcacttcccctcccgggctccggcggcacaggatccggaggcacgggggctgcccgaagccggtagcgctcgggcagcccggctcttaaacagagccgaagagtcgggaaggagcagagctgccgcggctggaggctcttctcctcttcggctctgtttaagagccgggctgcccgagcgctaccggcttcgggcagcccccgtgcctccggaccctgcgccgctggagcccgggaggggaagtgcccggctgggggcgcagggtccggaggcataggggctgcccaaagcctgagcgctaccggcttcacggtttgccgggcagcctccagaccctgcgcccccagctgggcgcttcccctcccgggctccagctgcgctggggaagtgccggctgggggcgcagggtctgggggctgcctggcaaaccctgaagccggtagtgctggggcagccctttccccctggctgggagtgggagggaggagggggcagagatagggcggggaaggggtggagttggggcggggataggggtgggaaatgggcggggccagggcccgtggagggtcctctttttttatttatgagatatggtaaccctatgtaggGGGAGCATCTATCCAGCCTGCAACTGCCTGCCTTTGCTTCTACAAGGAGATGCATCACAGGCATGTGGCTGAGCAGAGCTGACTCCCCTTGGTAGCCAGATCAGGTCAGTCCTATTAGATTGCACTCGGCGGAAAGGATCTCTTTCTGAAGAGGCCGgccaggggaagggcagggaaggGAAACCCTGGCCATAGCCAGCCCAGAAGGGAGCGATGCGTACATGTTGCTGATTGCAGACTGGTGCTAtgtttgggatggggtgaggacCTTGGCCAAGGACAGGGACCCTGATCCAAGCCAACCCCTTGCAGAGCTTAATTCCAGCCCATGCTGTTGCCTATAAAACCAACTTCCCAGAGCCCACCCAAACCCCACAATTGAGGCTCCTTGATGCCTCCAAGATTACTCTGTGCCAGGCAAGGGATTTGGGTGCCAGGCTCGGAAGCTGGGGCCCAAATAAGGACAAATGCTAGGTGGACGACGGTATCCTAAGAGACGTCTGGGCTTTTTTCTAGGGAGGGGTTTCCTGGTAGGGGAAGCAGGAGCTGTTGGGTGCTTAGTGGAGCCCATCCCACACGAGCGTGTGGCTGCGcaagggagctggctggggggaggcacGTGGTAGCTCCTATCTCTGAGGCATGGTGGGGTGAGGGGCTGAAGGGGTCAGGCAGGAGGGcatggaggagtgggggtgggagtgggaaatGCCGTGCGGCCATGGGCTTCTCTGTGGGTGGGTCTGATCCTTCCTGCTGCAGTTGGGCAGGTATTTGATCAGTGACCTGGGGGGTGAGCTGGTAGCGGCAAATGGGAAAGGCCTGAGCTGGAAAGGCCAGTCCTATGGGAAGGGTGGTGGGCACTGCTGGGATCCCCTGGTAAGGAAGGCACCAACATCATCATGCCCCAGGGCGCCCAGTGGCGGCGTGGGGGTTGAAGATGGCAGTGCCCCCAGCTCTCACCATGTCTAGCTGGCGTGCTGCCCACTGGCGCTGGGCGTTGCCACGTGGGTCAGCCACGCTAAGCTTAGGAAGCCTGGCTCTGAGGGAGGCTGCAGGGGCTCGGGCGCGCTGCTGGACAGGAAGCACTGAGCGTGTCCTTGGTCGCGGCTGCTACCGTCTGGCCCTTGAGGTTCTCGGGGGTCCCGCAGCGGGTGTGCTGTAGGGTGTACAGGCCGACGGAGTGGCCCGTCGCCCACTGCATGAAGGAGAGCATGGCGCAGTCACACGCCCACGGGTTCCCGGACAGATCCAGCTCCAGCTTCAGGTTCTGCTCCGAGAAGCAGGGGGCCAGCGAGGTCAGGCTGTTGTTGTAGAGATCCAGGTGGCCCAGCCGGCCCAGGTTTCGGAAGAGCTGCGCCGGCAGTGAGCTCAGGTTGTTGTGCTGGAGGAAGAGGTACCTGAGATGCGGCATCTGGTCGAAGGTGTGCTCGACAATGGAGTGGAGCTGGTTGCCTTCCAGGTTTAACCTCTCCAGGCTGGGCAGGCCGGCCAGCAGCTCCGGGGCCAGCCTGTCCAGGTGGTTATTGGACAGGTCAAGGCTTTTCAGGTTGCTCAGGTTCTGGAAGCAATTTGGAGGCAGGGCCTGCAGCCGGTTATTGGACACATCTAACCACTCCAGCTCCCCCAGCGTCTGGAACCACGCTGGTTCCAAGGCCCCCAGCCTGTTCCCATTCAGAACCAGGTGCTGCAGAGGGCTATAGGAGTCCACGATCTCTGGGGGCAGGTCTTCCAGGAGGTTGTTGGTGAGATCCAAGACCCGCAGGGCTGGCAGATCCCAGAAGAGGCTGCCGGGGAGGCTCCTCAACTGATTGCTGGAGAGGTGCAGCTCTCGGAGCTTGGGGAGCTTCTGCAGGGCATCGGGGCCGATGCTGGAGAGGTTGGTGAACTGCACGGAGATCATCAGCGTCTCCTCGGGGAAGCCGGTCGGGAAGCTGCTGAGGGACGGGGAGGTGCAGACGAATTGTGTGATGTTGCTGGGGGTGGGCACGGGTGGGcagggggctcccagccagcagggaaGGGAGGACATGAGCGCAGCCAGCAGGGGGATCCCCAAGCGGCCCATCCTGCAGGGAGAAACACACACTGGGCCATCGCGGCTAGTCGGCGGTAAAGGGACCTGGGAAGCCGAGAGGCTGAGCGGGGAGGCTGGAGTCAGGCAGGCGCTGAGCAAACGCCCTACTCTCTCTGTCCGCACAGGGGTCCTCAATCATGCCCCACAGCCCTAggatcccctctgccccccaatcctgccgatgcccctccatccccacccgcCACCCCCTGCcggtccagccctgggctcccaacCGTATTCAGAGTCTCACTTTTTTCATCCCTGCCAGGCCCACTGCTGaggttcccctcctcccacagccaggAGGACGCTCCgcggcagggcagaggggagatCCTTGCTGGCAGGTCCCTCATGGAGCCACATTTGGCAAAGCTCCCTTGGTTGGCCACCTGGGGTTCCCTTAGAGTCAGGGAACCCCTGGGGGGCACATAGGCTCTAGGccaccccttcccagccccagcacccGGGGACATTGCCTAGGGGAAAGGGGGCATGGCCAAGGCACCCCTTTGCTTGGCCTATTCCAGAATGgaccctgggggcagtgggcATCTAGTCCTAACCTTACACGGGGGAGCAGATCGGTCCTTAGGCAGCCCCCGGTCCAGGACAGGTGGTGTCGAGccccctgatccccaagtcctGGCCTCAAAGCCCCAGGTGCTGAGCCCCCAACGCCCCCAGGAATATGGGGTGCTCCGCACCACTGGGAATCGGGGGCTCCTGAACGCCCCCAGGATGTGCCCCGACTCCCTTTGCAATTGAAACTCTCCCAGCTGGTCCGTATCTACCTTTCCCTGACTGCGATTCCACCTGGCTGAGTCTCGTCTCTGGCCGCTCCTCACCGCCGGGACACTGTCCTGTGCGTGCCCGGGGCTGGCTCTTTATAGTCCAGTCCCACTAGCCAGCCCATCGGCCTTGagagcggggaaggggcggcCTTGGGGCTCCTTCTGGGAACTGCCCCCTCGCTCTGCCGGGTTGAGAAATCACCTCTTTGCGAAACCCACCGGAGCGAGGGGCCTGCTCCTGAGTGGCTGGACAACGGCATCACTGAATTCGATGGAGCGGGGCCGGTTTACGCCccctgaggatttggcccaacacCTGTGAtcgcttctccctccccccgcactgaACCTTGTTCCCCTGATGGGTAAGGGCTCCCCAGAGGGGCCGGGGCTTGTGCTGCTCCTTGCTCCGGTTCTCTGGGCCCAATTTCACATGGCCCTGGAGTCATCGACCCCAGGGCAAAGCGGGGGTTGGGCATGACCATCCTGAGCCGGCAGCATGTCGTGCCCACGGTGCCCCGGTGCGAATGACGGCACGGGGGTAGGGCAGCGCTGGAGCGGCCCCTGTATCGCCAGGCGTTCTTCCCCGAGCCCCCCAGCTCCAGGTGtggggctctgccctgccccacctggcAATGCACAGTTCAACCAGTGAGCAAAGTGCACCTTGACAAACAtattcccccctctcctcccccccagtgtttACCATGGCAGGGATTTTTGAATATGTTTATCTCTGATTGATGCAATTGCCAGGACAATGACAGCAGCTGTGCGGATTGAAAGGGGCTTTTGTGGTTGATTTCCCTGTGGTTTATTTTGCCAGCTCAGCTCCACGCCTGGCTCTCGGTCTGGATTTGCTCAGGTTGGAAcccgggggaaggggcggggaggggggggatgttTTTCTGGGGTTTGCATGATTGATTGCTCGCCTGTATCCCCACGTACGATTCGTCTGCAAACACAGCTCCCGACCCCTTGTCCTCCAGCTCTGGGGATCGGGCAGATAAATCATTGAGCAAAGGTCTGTTTTCCCAatccctccccccacgccccgaTCCTCTGCAGTGTAGCTACTGGCCACGTTTGCCAGGCGGCATCTGTGAACTGTGGACACAGACGGGCATGATGAACCCGctgtgtgggtggtggtgcaaaGAGTCAGATTTGAGGCCtgggattttttttgggggggagcagAAATGTGGGTGCCGTTTGCACCCACAAAATGGGCATCAAGAATAGCCCCCCTAAAGTTCCCGGAGGCAGGTGGGTCCAAGGACAGGGGAAGGGCCCTTCTTGCTGTGACAGCGGTTCCGAGCAGGGGGCTGCCGGTTGGGCTCGGCCAGTGTTTGCGGGCTGGGGTTGGAGGGCTAAGTCCGCTCTTGTGGGGAGATCCACGGGGTGAGCGAACTCTGTCCCTGGGAGTGACACCCGCTGGCCTCAACCAGAGCCCACGCAGCGCTCCCCGTCCCGGCCGATCAGCGCTGGGCCAGCCCCTTCCCAAGACCCCTTGCTCAGACGATAAATGTGGTGGTGTCTGCGCCCCAGGCCTTCCCCAAAAGTGCCAGCAGGCGACCCCCGGGGCGGGAACGTTGGAGGCGGGTTCCGAACTCGGACCCGGGAGGTTGAATCCAGAGGGCCCAGCCGGGGAACAGGCCAGCCCCTTGTGAACTCATCCAGTCACAAGGAACCTGCAACGGCGTCAAATACATTCTTGGCCGCTGAGTTATTCTCTGCTCTGAGGCTGAGTCATCTGGGCCCCTGTTTCACTCTCGCTTTTTGCTGCCTGGTTTCCGCCCTTCCCCTCTCGCCAAGGGATCAGTTCTCAGCTAGTCCCTCCCCTAATGGGATTCCCGGGCCAGTCACTCCCACCCCCTAAACCTGGGCCACTTCCAACCGGGCCACAGGTGACAGAAAGAGACAAACATCCTGCCCGGACACTTTCTGGGAGGTGCCACCTTTGCCGTGACCAGCCGGTGGCAGCCTTGCTGTTCCTTTAAATCCCGGGTCTCTCCCAGCTACAATAAATATGAAAAACCAGAATTCCTCTCCGGGCCCCGCTGGGAG
Coding sequences within:
- the LRG1 gene encoding leucine-rich alpha-2-glycoprotein, which codes for MGRLGIPLLAALMSSLPCWLGAPCPPVPTPSNITQFVCTSPSLSSFPTGFPEETLMISVQFTNLSSIGPDALQKLPKLRELHLSSNQLRSLPGSLFWDLPALRVLDLTNNLLEDLPPEIVDSYSPLQHLVLNGNRLGALEPAWFQTLGELEWLDVSNNRLQALPPNCFQNLSNLKSLDLSNNHLDRLAPELLAGLPSLERLNLEGNQLHSIVEHTFDQMPHLRYLFLQHNNLSSLPAQLFRNLGRLGHLDLYNNSLTSLAPCFSEQNLKLELDLSGNPWACDCAMLSFMQWATGHSVGLYTLQHTRCGTPENLKGQTVAAATKDTLSASCPAARPSPCSLPQSQAS